GCATCCTATCGCGAAGCGAGATCCTTGCCACGGCGGAGCTCTGAGGCTCCGCAGTGATTTCAAAGGGGCGGTGAGCGGTGTCCCATTACGGATTCAGCAAGAAGGTGGAGATGAGCTTCGAGGACGCCGTGCAGAAGGTCACGGACGCGCTCCAGAACGAGGGCTTCGGCGTCCTGACGACGATCGACGTTCAGGCCACTCTCAAGAAGAAGCTGGGGTTGGACACGGAAAAGTACCTGATCCTCGGGGCCTGCAACCCGCAGTTTGCCCACAGAGCGCTGGAGGCGGAACCGGAGCTCGGGTTGCTCCTGCCGTGCAACGCCATCGTGTACGAGGACAAGGCGGGAGGCGTGCATGTCGCCGTGCTGGATCCGGTCCGCGCGCTGAGCATTGTGGAGAACCCGGCGCTGGAGCCGGTGGCCGCGGAGGTCCGCGAACGCCTTCAGCGCGTGATCCAGTCGGTCTGAGCCGGCTTCAGCCCGCCGCTCGGATCACATCAGCCGCAGGAACGCCCTGCGCGCGCGCTCCAGCGCCTCTTCGCGCCGGGATTCGTCCGGGATGTCAAAGCACCGGGCGAGGTTCTCCGCCACCAGCGCGAGGCCGACCTTGTTCAGCGCGGAGCGCATGGCGGCGAGTTGCACGAGGATGTCCTCACAGGGGCGTCCTTCCTCCAGCATCTTTTGGAGGCCGCGGGCCTGCCCCTCGATGCGGCGCAGGCGACGGATCATGGCCCTGACGCGTTCGGGATCGAGATCGCGGCTGTTCACGGCGTGCTCCCCCTCGTCCTGCATGATACCCCACGGTGTATCTGCCGAGGACGGGAGCATCCCCATGCGGAATGCCGGTGACGACCGGACACCCACAAGGAGATCACGCCGCAACCTTGGCCTGGAGGTGAAGTCGAACCCGTGAGCGGGCCTGAGACGACGTTGACCCCGGAGCAGATCCGTCAACTGCTGGCCGACGACCGTTCGCTGGTGCTGGACGTGCGGGCGCCGGGAGATTACAATGCCGCGCATCTGCGCGGCGCCGTGAGCGCGCCGTATCGCCCGCGCGTGTTCGGCGCCTTGGTTCGGGCGCAGTTGAATCCGGCCGATTACCGCGTCGCCGTCGTCGCGGACTCGGATGTCGTCGCCCGCGCGGCCGCGCAGGAACTCGTGCAGTTCGGCTTCCAGGTCGCCGGGTACGCGACGGGCTCGCCGCAGTCGTGGGAGGCTTCCGGGCTGGCGCTTGAGCATATTGAGGAGTGGGACGTCGACGAGCTGGCGGCGAGGTTGCAAACGCCGGACGCGCCGGAGGTCATCG
This region of Clostridia bacterium genomic DNA includes:
- a CDS encoding metal-sensitive transcriptional regulator codes for the protein MIRRLRRIEGQARGLQKMLEEGRPCEDILVQLAAMRSALNKVGLALVAENLARCFDIPDESRREEALERARRAFLRLM
- a CDS encoding DUF302 domain-containing protein, which translates into the protein MSFEDAVQKVTDALQNEGFGVLTTIDVQATLKKKLGLDTEKYLILGACNPQFAHRALEAEPELGLLLPCNAIVYEDKAGGVHVAVLDPVRALSIVENPALEPVAAEVRERLQRVIQSV